Proteins encoded by one window of Massilia sp. NR 4-1:
- a CDS encoding CHASE domain-containing protein, producing the protein MRKLNELGNSLVSTRLLLWGAGLALAGAVGMTLYATAAKTVEDDAQLRFDNLTRATQYSISARVKSYSDVVRGLVALFQTTDSLTRLQFRQYVNNLNMPLHFPAIQAINYAPYVPAAEREDFVAAVRADRSVNPAGYPKFDIKPPGQRGHYAPLTYLEPMDMLMERFGVDITANPAIDRAMELSRDTGQISASGQPVVLKKPAPHIGLGMRLPVYRRGMPVHDMESRRAAYLGSVGIGFSVAKLVQGAIDEMADRQVHMILYADGAGDPEKRSLSIGKEDRLLFNDNGSIDAPPVLPGNSDDYFLTVLPIDFNGTLWKARFHARKTDMVLGFDRWFPLVALGTGFAGTLLIYLFFFSLYWQRRSAQEQRRLLDSVLNNVDAHVYMKDQGRRFIYVNAKMAEAMGLPVEQIIGRLDREVMPQRDAEQAWNEDRAVFADSLKRSGEGKYVDRHGVIHHLWTVKAPVEGEQGVSAVIALSTDVTELHNLKEQAQAANQAKSDFLSNMSHEIRTPMNSVIGMAHLALKSVTNPKQRDYLQKIYHSGQHLLGIINDILDFSKIEAGKLDLEMLDFTLESLLSNISNQLGESASRKELELVFEIWPGLSRQMRGDPLRLEQVLLNFTSNAIKFSENGRIYIRARPVEDRDTYTMVRFEVQDNGIGMSPQQVDKLFQSFHQADTSTTRKYGGTGLGLVISKQLAELMGGGVGVDSEPGHGSTFWFTARLMKSTNFLQEPQSNELQADVAASLRGASILLVEDNIFSQQVGQELLEDAGATVVVANNGKEAIDLLLKEHFDCVLMDVQMPVMDGFEATRLIRLHPKLSGTPVIAMTANAGREDQARCLDAGMDEFVTKPIAPQLLFAVLAKWLGQRASDGASRTVRPTPPREAASLENAPPIASVAEAAPAAVAFEMAAPAAPVPAPLPAAAGDDAAEMALAGEAELFDMRALAQTFGNKPDKMRKYALMFLDSARDSMVEVNEALQLGDMKRLSELGHRIKSSARAVGAMSFADLCLNLERMKPEDGLEQARAIVARMQPLLDRLKEHVAQELAASVPG; encoded by the coding sequence ATGCGCAAACTCAATGAGCTTGGGAATAGTCTGGTCAGTACGCGCTTGCTGCTGTGGGGCGCGGGCCTGGCCTTGGCTGGCGCCGTTGGAATGACGCTGTACGCCACCGCCGCCAAAACGGTGGAAGACGACGCCCAGCTGCGTTTCGACAACCTGACGCGCGCCACCCAGTACAGCATCTCGGCCCGCGTGAAATCCTATTCCGACGTGGTGCGCGGCCTGGTGGCCCTGTTCCAGACCACGGACTCCCTGACGCGGCTGCAGTTCCGGCAGTATGTGAACAACCTGAATATGCCGCTGCATTTTCCGGCGATCCAGGCCATCAATTACGCGCCTTATGTTCCCGCCGCCGAGCGCGAGGACTTCGTGGCCGCGGTGCGCGCCGACCGCAGCGTCAATCCGGCCGGCTACCCGAAGTTCGACATCAAGCCGCCGGGCCAGCGCGGCCACTATGCGCCGCTGACCTACCTGGAGCCGATGGATATGCTGATGGAGCGCTTCGGCGTGGACATCACCGCCAATCCTGCCATCGACCGCGCCATGGAACTGTCGCGCGATACGGGCCAGATCAGCGCCTCGGGCCAGCCGGTGGTGCTGAAAAAGCCGGCGCCGCATATCGGCCTGGGCATGCGCCTGCCGGTCTACCGGCGCGGCATGCCGGTGCACGATATGGAGAGCCGGCGCGCCGCCTATCTGGGATCGGTCGGCATCGGCTTTTCCGTGGCCAAGCTGGTGCAGGGCGCGATCGACGAGATGGCGGACCGCCAGGTGCATATGATCCTGTACGCCGACGGCGCGGGCGATCCGGAAAAGCGCAGCCTGAGCATCGGCAAGGAAGACCGCCTGCTGTTCAACGATAACGGCTCCATCGATGCGCCGCCGGTCTTGCCGGGCAATTCGGACGACTACTTCCTGACCGTGCTGCCCATCGATTTCAACGGCACCTTGTGGAAGGCGCGCTTCCATGCGCGCAAGACCGATATGGTGCTGGGCTTCGACCGCTGGTTCCCGCTGGTGGCGCTGGGCACGGGCTTTGCGGGCACCTTGCTGATCTACCTGTTCTTTTTCAGCCTGTACTGGCAGCGCCGCAGCGCCCAGGAGCAGCGCCGCCTGCTGGACAGCGTGCTGAATAATGTGGATGCCCATGTGTATATGAAGGACCAGGGGCGCCGCTTCATCTATGTGAACGCGAAGATGGCCGAGGCCATGGGCCTGCCGGTGGAGCAGATCATCGGGCGCCTGGACCGCGAGGTGATGCCGCAGCGTGATGCCGAGCAGGCCTGGAACGAGGACCGCGCCGTGTTTGCCGACAGCCTGAAACGCTCGGGCGAGGGCAAGTATGTCGATCGCCACGGCGTGATCCACCATCTATGGACGGTGAAGGCGCCGGTGGAGGGCGAACAGGGTGTGAGCGCCGTCATCGCGCTGTCCACCGACGTGACGGAGCTGCACAATCTGAAGGAGCAGGCGCAGGCGGCGAACCAGGCCAAGAGCGACTTCCTGTCGAATATGAGCCATGAGATCCGCACGCCGATGAATAGCGTGATCGGCATGGCCCACCTGGCGCTGAAGTCGGTCACCAATCCCAAGCAGCGCGATTATCTGCAAAAGATCTACCATTCGGGCCAGCACCTGCTGGGCATCATCAACGACATCCTCGATTTCTCCAAGATCGAGGCGGGCAAGCTCGATCTGGAAATGCTGGACTTCACGCTGGAGTCGCTGCTGTCGAATATCTCGAACCAGCTGGGCGAGTCGGCTTCGCGCAAGGAGCTGGAGCTGGTGTTCGAAATCTGGCCCGGCCTGTCGCGCCAGATGCGCGGCGATCCGCTGCGCCTGGAGCAGGTGCTGCTGAACTTCACCAGCAATGCCATCAAGTTCTCGGAAAACGGCCGCATCTATATCCGCGCCCGGCCGGTGGAAGACCGCGACACCTACACCATGGTGCGCTTCGAGGTGCAGGACAACGGCATCGGCATGAGCCCGCAGCAGGTCGACAAGCTGTTCCAGTCCTTCCACCAGGCCGACACCTCGACCACGCGCAAATACGGCGGCACGGGTCTGGGCCTGGTCATCAGCAAGCAGCTGGCGGAGCTGATGGGGGGCGGCGTCGGTGTCGACAGCGAGCCGGGACACGGCAGCACCTTCTGGTTCACCGCGCGCCTGATGAAGAGCACCAATTTCCTGCAGGAGCCGCAGAGCAACGAGCTGCAGGCCGACGTGGCGGCTTCGCTGCGCGGCGCCTCCATCCTGCTGGTGGAGGACAATATCTTCAGCCAGCAGGTGGGCCAGGAGCTGCTGGAGGATGCCGGCGCCACCGTGGTGGTGGCCAACAACGGCAAGGAAGCCATCGACCTGCTGTTGAAGGAGCATTTCGACTGCGTGCTGATGGATGTGCAGATGCCGGTGATGGACGGCTTCGAGGCGACGCGCCTGATCCGCCTGCATCCCAAGCTGTCCGGCACGCCGGTGATCGCGATGACGGCCAATGCCGGCCGCGAAGACCAGGCACGCTGCCTGGACGCGGGCATGGACGAATTCGTGACCAAGCCGATCGCGCCGCAACTGCTGTTCGCCGTGCTGGCCAAGTGGCTGGGCCAGCGCGCCTCCGATGGCGCATCGCGCACGGTGCGGCCAACGCCGCCACGCGAGGCCGCGTCGCTGGAAAATGCGCCGCCCATCGCCAGCGTGGCGGAGGCCGCGCCCGCCGCCGTGGCGTTCGAGATGGCGGCGCCGGCAGCCCCCGTCCCTGCGCCTTTGCCTGCCGCGGCGGGCGATGACGCGGCCGAGATGGCGCTTGCCGGCGAGGCCGAACTGTTCGATATGCGCGCCCTGGCCCAGACCTTCGGCAACAAGCCGGACAAGATGCGCAAGTACGCCCTGATGTTCCTCGATTCGGCGCGCGACAGCATGGTGGAAGTGAACGAGGCGCTGCAACTGGGCGATATGAAGCGCCTGTCCGAGCTGGGACACCGCATCAAGTCCTCGGCGCGCGCGGTGGGGGCCATGAGCTTTGCCGACCTGTGCCTGAACCTGGAGCGCATGAAGCCGGAGGATGGCCTGGAGCAGGCCCGCGCCATCGTGGCCCGCATGCAGCCCTTGCTGGACCGGTTGAAAGAGCATGTGGCGCAGGAGCTGGCGGCCAGCGTGCCAGGCTAG